A genome region from Fibrobacterota bacterium includes the following:
- a CDS encoding helix-turn-helix transcriptional regulator, whose product MKTVRLPEDILAEPGGHPDDLAFRDYTAPIGSFKGRSVLSRNAISLVISGEKTIHFAEKKVEIKADEIHFLSTGNCLVTMDISEKTPFRSILVSFGHGTLDAFYRKYARRISGLGIPARNPDQPFLAFKKDAFVDGFIASLDILLRGGAKPSAEMKSLKFEELMLYLLEKHPRRLLAFQAFKSKDPEDSLIRIAVETNVTSRIGLEELAYLCNLSLSTFKRRFLNLYGEPPNQWIQRRRMEIARSLLERGREKPSEIYHKVGYRNHSSFTSAFRQSFGMTPKDFRSRRMDVPR is encoded by the coding sequence GTGAAGACGGTCCGATTGCCCGAAGACATCCTCGCCGAGCCGGGCGGACATCCCGATGACCTTGCCTTTCGCGACTATACGGCCCCGATCGGCTCCTTCAAGGGCCGGAGCGTGTTGTCCCGGAACGCCATCAGCCTCGTGATTAGCGGCGAAAAGACCATCCACTTCGCCGAAAAGAAGGTGGAGATCAAGGCCGACGAGATCCACTTCCTCTCCACGGGTAACTGCCTGGTTACCATGGACATCTCCGAAAAGACGCCCTTCCGGAGCATCCTGGTCTCTTTCGGCCACGGAACCCTGGACGCCTTTTACCGGAAATACGCGCGGCGCATATCCGGCCTGGGGATCCCGGCCCGCAACCCCGATCAGCCTTTCCTCGCCTTCAAGAAGGATGCTTTCGTCGACGGTTTCATCGCTTCCCTGGATATCCTCCTTAGGGGTGGAGCCAAACCTTCGGCGGAAATGAAATCGCTCAAGTTCGAAGAGCTGATGCTGTACTTGCTGGAAAAGCATCCCCGCCGGCTCCTGGCCTTCCAGGCTTTCAAGAGCAAGGATCCGGAGGATTCCCTCATCCGCATCGCGGTCGAAACCAATGTCACTTCCCGCATCGGCCTGGAAGAGCTGGCCTACCTTTGCAATCTGAGCCTTTCCACCTTCAAGCGACGCTTCCTGAATTTGTACGGGGAACCGCCCAACCAATGGATCCAGCGGCGGCGGATGGAAATCGCCCGGAGCCTGCTGGAGCGGGGCCGGGAAAAGCCCAGCGAAATCTACCATAAGGTGGGATACCGCAACCATTCCAGCTTCACCTCCGCCTTCAGGCAGAGCTTCGGCATGACCCCTAAGGATTTCCGGTCCCGGCGAATGGACGTTCCGCGATAG
- a CDS encoding ester cyclase, translating into MPSTPGRNKEIVIRFNEEFIGQGNLRSFRELVAEDLVNHSAPPGAPNGPQSMVHFILEVLRKGFPDIRAEILDQIAEGDKVTTRKVLRGTHSGEFLGVAPTGKTVAINVIDIIRLRDGRYVEHWGIGNLADVVAGLRGG; encoded by the coding sequence ATGCCCTCGACCCCCGGCCGCAACAAGGAAATCGTGATCCGTTTCAACGAAGAATTCATCGGGCAGGGGAACCTGCGATCGTTCCGGGAATTGGTCGCCGAAGACCTGGTCAACCACTCCGCCCCGCCCGGGGCCCCGAACGGGCCCCAGAGCATGGTCCACTTCATCCTCGAAGTGCTGCGCAAGGGCTTCCCGGACATCCGTGCGGAAATCCTGGACCAGATCGCCGAAGGCGACAAGGTGACGACCCGGAAGGTCTTGCGGGGCACCCATAGCGGCGAATTCCTGGGCGTCGCGCCCACGGGCAAAACGGTCGCCATCAACGTCATCGATATCATCCGGTTGCGTGACGGGAGATACGTTGAACATTGGGGCATAGGCAACCTCGCCGACGTGGTCGCCGGACTCCGGGGCGGATAA
- a CDS encoding cysteine hydrolase → MPTITIPAEPEAITIDPARTALVIIDMQRDFLEPGGFGETLGNDVSRLQRAVGPIRDLLERARDKRLLIIHTREGHLPDLSDAPKAKIERGAPSLRIGSPGPMGRILIRGEKGHAIIEELRPLPGEYIIDKPGKGAFYSTGLGTLLTAERIENLIVCGVTTEVCVHTTVREANDRGYKCIVPGDCCASYFPEFHDAGLKMIKAQGGIFGWVTDSSKVLAALGQPRQERVAA, encoded by the coding sequence ATGCCAACGATCACCATCCCCGCCGAGCCCGAAGCGATCACCATCGACCCCGCGCGCACCGCCTTGGTCATCATCGACATGCAGAGGGATTTCCTCGAGCCTGGGGGATTCGGCGAAACTCTCGGCAACGACGTCTCCCGGCTCCAGCGCGCCGTGGGGCCCATCCGCGATCTTCTCGAAAGAGCGAGGGACAAACGGTTGCTGATCATCCACACCCGCGAAGGCCATCTTCCCGATCTGAGCGACGCCCCCAAGGCGAAAATCGAACGCGGCGCCCCCAGCTTGCGCATCGGATCGCCCGGGCCCATGGGCCGCATCCTGATCCGCGGGGAAAAGGGGCACGCCATCATCGAGGAATTGAGGCCGCTGCCCGGGGAATACATCATCGATAAGCCGGGCAAAGGGGCGTTCTATTCGACCGGCCTCGGCACCTTGCTTACGGCCGAGCGGATCGAAAACCTTATCGTCTGCGGGGTGACGACGGAAGTGTGCGTGCATACGACGGTGCGCGAAGCGAACGATCGCGGCTACAAGTGCATCGTGCCCGGCGATTGCTGCGCCTCGTACTTCCCGGAATTCCACGACGCGGGATTGAAGATGATCAAGGCCCAAGGGGGCATTTTCGGCTGGGTCACGGACTCGTCCAAGGTATTGGCCGCCTTAGGCCAGCCCCGACAAGAACGCGTCGCAGCCTGA
- a CDS encoding type II toxin-antitoxin system RelE/ParE family toxin, producing the protein MEEIYAYIEKDSAANAAKWADRLMRKIEGIKDFPKAGRVLPELDSVSIREIVFGNYRIVYKVREETAFILTVRHFKQILPLKDLEE; encoded by the coding sequence TTGGAAGAAATCTACGCCTACATCGAAAAGGACAGTGCGGCGAATGCGGCCAAATGGGCCGATAGACTAATGAGGAAAATCGAAGGTATAAAGGACTTTCCGAAAGCAGGGCGCGTGCTACCTGAATTGGATTCGGTAAGCATAAGGGAAATCGTGTTCGGCAATTACCGAATCGTTTACAAAGTTAGAGAGGAAACGGCCTTCATCCTGACGGTCCGTCACTTCAAGCAAATCCTTCCTCTCAAGGATTTGGAAGAATAG
- a CDS encoding type II toxin-antitoxin system Phd/YefM family antitoxin has translation MERIELDKDIKPISEFRANATNLIDQVNKTKRPLVITQHGKSSAVLLDVKEYEALLDKIELLSDLAEAEEDIKNKRIYSNEKIREMLGKRTKK, from the coding sequence ATGGAGCGAATTGAGCTAGATAAGGATATAAAGCCCATCAGCGAGTTTCGGGCGAATGCAACCAACTTGATTGATCAGGTCAATAAGACAAAACGCCCTCTGGTCATCACGCAACATGGGAAGAGTTCGGCAGTCCTTCTTGACGTCAAAGAGTACGAAGCTCTGCTGGATAAAATCGAACTGCTCTCTGATTTGGCGGAAGCCGAAGAAGACATCAAGAACAAGCGGATATATTCCAACGAGAAAATAAGGGAGATGCTCGGGAAAAGAACCAAAAAATGA
- a CDS encoding cadherin-like beta sandwich domain-containing protein, producing the protein MNLKKTIARLTLFLLPLLPLACHLADAPPGRTTMAITVDTALLRADRVVIVLKASSGTDTLFDGKLASLDTLQRLPAQGYDGGAAEFTIQGFQAGQLVYEEKRDYNGSTQSTMQVQIPIDRLHPPRVTSLDIRPDNVRLYVGGGTYALEAQPPEAWRGKDLSWSTGDPSVATVSQSGVLTPVHAGVTYVRASSGDTAFDASSVTVAVDAPALDFGSDTTVAAGARVSFQVKVTQEYGDVAAFAWDLDGDGKYEDSAAGTAGQTLFSTPAKAFPVTGDFQVRVRVRDGEGNVATASRHIKVGATAPAIDSLSATPATAVVGDTVRFSAQVSGGGTALKSFAWDFDGDGKFDQSGDLQGNAATLSGAFAYADEKTYKASLRITDAAGASVTGSIQVAVKLDRPKAHAGSAQSVAAGALVRLQGTGTDSSGTIVLREWKIGTGSFSTASDSGTVTFTAPTTPGVIACVFRVTNNRGLTDEETVLVTVNDSKAPTIPSFSPRDTTISIKDSVAFLAQAQATDADLKSYSFDPLGDGKSVSQGDLSGRSAALHGGHRYPDTGTYTVSLQVQDQAGKSASAQARVIVVLDPPKADAGKDTSLPVGGTVNLHGKASDGMGKVIRMEWKIGSGPFTVASKGDTSFQVPATAGLLPCVFRVMDDDSLTTTATVNVTVTPSGNADLSALAISSGALSPAFAAGTAAYTVSVANSVSSLTVTPTVATAGSLVKVNGAAVASGAASGAITLDIGSTAITVLVTAPDGITTKTYTIGVTRGSAPNADLAILALSAGTLSPVFAPATAAYTASVANAVSSLSVTAAAAAAGSAIKVNGVAVASGSASGAITLTVGSTIITVAVTAADGVTTKSYTVTVTRAAGADADLSALALSAGTLSPVFAPATIAYTATVSNATASLTVTPTVAGTGSTVKVNGTAVASATASGAVNLIVGANAISVVVTAQDGTTTKTYTITVTRAANVDATLSALVVSGATLSPAFASATIAYTATVANSVLSVTATPTASAAGSSIKVNGTAVASGTASGTLSLIVGTNAVTINVAAQDTSVKKTYTVTITRAPANADLSSLVPSSGSLSPAFSSAQINYADTVANGLANFSLTPTVAATGSTVVVNPGNHVVISGQSSPASPLIEGDNAFSVTVTSQDGTVNKTYNVTVNRKPPPLRLAYFVMDDSAVVHVSSSFASSGGAVTVTHAGVGLYTVVLNGMDDGTIARGAANVTPLGIRGGYCKTTGMTTTAAGLTTQVICFNSAGVNTDSKFSFALYPPRQAPFGYAEMRIASSPTFSPTVWYNSAGGTASARQADNYPTTHGLYNITFGKLSTAIGSADGILVTGLGTTTDHCAVGSSGMSVGGDYDALVECFPPGFATGTAYASFTVSITGPMPANGNMGLGYALVFPDGSTANATNSAGTVSVTHPSTGIWNLTFNGLGGVFPSRAGNVQVSPFNSSSLCSVNGWSGTANLATEVRCVDPNGNPSDETFSIWAVK; encoded by the coding sequence ATGAATCTGAAAAAAACCATCGCCCGCCTGACCCTTTTCCTTCTCCCGCTCCTCCCGCTGGCTTGCCATCTCGCCGATGCTCCGCCGGGCCGCACCACCATGGCCATCACCGTGGACACCGCCCTTCTGCGCGCGGATCGCGTCGTCATCGTGCTGAAAGCGTCGTCGGGAACGGATACCCTATTCGACGGGAAATTGGCGAGCCTGGACACCCTCCAGCGTTTGCCCGCCCAGGGTTACGACGGCGGCGCCGCCGAGTTCACCATCCAAGGCTTCCAGGCGGGCCAATTGGTGTACGAGGAAAAGCGCGACTACAACGGCAGTACGCAAAGCACCATGCAGGTGCAAATCCCGATCGATCGGCTGCATCCGCCGCGGGTAACCTCCCTGGACATCCGACCGGACAACGTACGGCTTTACGTCGGGGGCGGGACCTATGCCCTGGAAGCCCAGCCGCCGGAGGCCTGGCGGGGGAAAGACCTTTCCTGGTCGACGGGGGACCCTTCCGTGGCCACGGTTTCGCAGTCCGGCGTGCTGACGCCGGTGCATGCGGGCGTGACCTATGTCCGCGCGAGTTCCGGCGACACCGCTTTCGATGCCTCCTCGGTGACGGTGGCGGTCGATGCGCCCGCGCTCGATTTCGGCTCCGACACCACGGTGGCGGCCGGCGCGAGGGTGTCCTTCCAGGTCAAGGTGACCCAGGAATACGGCGATGTCGCCGCGTTCGCCTGGGATCTCGACGGCGACGGGAAATACGAGGATTCGGCGGCGGGGACGGCGGGGCAAACCCTGTTCTCCACCCCGGCGAAGGCCTTTCCGGTGACCGGCGATTTCCAAGTCCGCGTGCGCGTACGGGACGGCGAAGGAAACGTCGCCACGGCCTCCCGGCATATAAAGGTAGGCGCGACCGCTCCTGCCATCGATTCCTTATCGGCCACGCCGGCGACCGCCGTCGTCGGCGACACGGTGCGTTTCTCCGCCCAGGTTTCGGGCGGCGGAACCGCGCTTAAGTCTTTCGCATGGGACTTCGACGGGGACGGCAAGTTCGATCAGTCCGGGGATCTGCAAGGCAATGCCGCCACCCTGAGCGGCGCTTTCGCTTACGCCGATGAGAAGACCTACAAGGCTTCCCTGCGCATCACCGACGCGGCCGGCGCCTCCGTCACCGGCTCGATCCAGGTCGCGGTGAAGCTCGATCGCCCCAAGGCCCATGCGGGTTCGGCCCAATCCGTGGCGGCGGGCGCTCTGGTCCGCCTGCAAGGCACCGGCACCGATTCCTCGGGGACCATCGTGCTCCGGGAATGGAAGATCGGGACCGGAAGTTTCTCGACCGCCTCCGATTCGGGGACGGTGACGTTCACGGCGCCCACCACCCCGGGCGTGATCGCTTGCGTGTTCCGGGTGACCAACAATAGGGGCCTTACGGACGAGGAAACGGTCCTCGTGACGGTGAACGATTCGAAGGCGCCTACCATACCGTCCTTTTCGCCGCGCGACACCACCATTTCCATCAAGGATTCCGTAGCCTTCCTGGCGCAAGCGCAGGCGACGGATGCCGATCTGAAATCGTATAGCTTCGACCCCCTGGGCGACGGCAAATCGGTTTCGCAAGGCGATTTGAGCGGCCGCAGCGCGGCCCTTCACGGCGGGCATCGCTATCCGGATACCGGCACCTATACGGTGTCGCTGCAGGTGCAGGATCAAGCGGGCAAGTCCGCTTCGGCGCAGGCCCGGGTGATCGTGGTCCTGGATCCCCCCAAGGCGGATGCCGGCAAGGACACCAGCCTTCCCGTGGGCGGGACCGTGAACCTGCATGGCAAGGCTTCGGACGGGATGGGGAAGGTGATCCGGATGGAGTGGAAGATCGGGAGCGGCCCGTTTACGGTCGCATCCAAGGGCGATACTTCCTTCCAGGTCCCCGCCACCGCGGGCCTCTTGCCTTGCGTCTTCCGGGTCATGGACGATGACAGTTTAACCACCACCGCCACGGTGAACGTCACCGTAACGCCCTCGGGCAACGCCGATCTATCCGCTCTCGCGATCTCCTCCGGCGCCCTGTCGCCCGCCTTCGCGGCCGGAACCGCGGCTTATACGGTTTCGGTGGCCAACTCCGTGTCATCGCTTACGGTCACCCCCACCGTCGCGACGGCCGGCTCTCTCGTCAAGGTGAACGGCGCCGCGGTCGCCTCGGGCGCCGCCTCGGGGGCCATCACCCTCGATATCGGAAGCACGGCCATCACCGTCCTGGTGACCGCGCCGGACGGGATCACCACCAAGACCTACACCATCGGCGTCACCCGCGGGAGCGCCCCGAATGCCGATCTCGCGATCCTGGCGCTGTCGGCGGGGACCCTGAGCCCCGTGTTCGCGCCCGCGACCGCCGCCTATACCGCTTCGGTGGCCAACGCCGTCTCCAGCCTTTCAGTGACCGCCGCCGCGGCCGCGGCGGGGTCCGCGATCAAAGTGAACGGCGTGGCGGTGGCATCCGGTTCGGCCTCCGGCGCGATCACCCTGACCGTGGGCTCGACCATCATCACCGTCGCCGTGACCGCCGCCGACGGGGTGACGACCAAATCCTACACCGTCACCGTCACCCGCGCGGCCGGCGCCGATGCGGACCTTTCCGCTCTCGCCCTTTCCGCGGGAACCTTGAGCCCCGTATTCGCGCCTGCCACCATCGCGTATACGGCCACCGTATCCAACGCTACCGCCAGCCTCACGGTCACTCCCACCGTGGCGGGAACGGGATCCACCGTCAAGGTGAACGGGACGGCCGTGGCCTCCGCCACCGCCTCGGGGGCGGTCAACCTGATCGTCGGGGCCAACGCCATCAGCGTCGTAGTTACCGCCCAGGATGGAACCACTACCAAGACCTACACGATAACGGTAACCCGGGCCGCCAACGTGGACGCGACCTTGTCGGCTCTGGTCGTTTCCGGGGCCACCTTGAGCCCCGCATTCGCATCCGCCACCATCGCCTATACGGCAACGGTCGCGAATTCGGTCCTCAGCGTTACCGCCACCCCGACCGCGTCGGCGGCCGGCTCCAGCATCAAGGTGAACGGCACCGCGGTGGCTTCCGGAACCGCCTCGGGAACCCTCAGCCTCATCGTCGGGACCAACGCCGTCACCATTAACGTGGCGGCGCAGGATACCTCGGTGAAAAAGACCTATACGGTCACCATCACGCGCGCGCCTGCGAACGCGGATTTGTCCTCTCTGGTTCCCAGCAGCGGCAGCCTGAGCCCGGCTTTCTCCTCCGCCCAGATTAATTACGCCGATACCGTGGCCAACGGCTTGGCCAATTTCTCGCTCACCCCCACCGTCGCGGCCACGGGTTCCACCGTGGTCGTGAATCCCGGAAACCACGTGGTGATCTCGGGCCAGAGCTCGCCGGCCTCCCCGCTGATCGAGGGCGACAATGCCTTTTCGGTCACGGTGACCTCGCAAGACGGCACGGTGAACAAGACCTATAACGTGACCGTGAACCGCAAGCCGCCGCCGCTGCGCCTGGCCTATTTCGTAATGGACGATTCGGCGGTCGTCCATGTTTCGTCGTCCTTCGCCAGCTCGGGAGGTGCGGTAACCGTCACCCATGCCGGCGTCGGCCTCTACACTGTGGTACTCAACGGCATGGACGACGGCACCATCGCCAGGGGCGCGGCGAATGTGACGCCCCTCGGTATCAGGGGCGGGTATTGCAAAACCACGGGCATGACCACCACCGCCGCCGGCCTTACGACGCAGGTGATCTGCTTCAATTCCGCGGGCGTCAACACGGATTCGAAGTTCTCCTTCGCCCTGTATCCGCCCCGGCAGGCGCCCTTCGGTTACGCGGAAATGCGCATCGCCTCCTCCCCCACCTTTTCGCCGACGGTCTGGTACAACTCCGCCGGCGGGACCGCCTCGGCCCGCCAAGCCGACAACTATCCCACCACCCACGGACTCTACAACATCACCTTCGGGAAATTGTCGACCGCCATCGGCTCTGCGGACGGAATCCTGGTGACCGGTCTAGGCACAACAACCGATCATTGCGCGGTAGGCTCCAGCGGAATGAGCGTTGGGGGCGATTACGATGCGCTGGTCGAATGCTTTCCGCCGGGATTCGCCACCGGCACCGCCTACGCCAGCTTCACGGTCTCCATCACCGGCCCCATGCCCGCGAACGGCAATATGGGCCTGGGCTATGCCCTCGTCTTCCCTGACGGCAGCACGGCGAACGCCACCAACTCCGCAGGCACCGTGTCCGTGACCCATCCTTCCACCGGTATCTGGAACCTGACCTTCAACGGCTTGGGCGGGGTCTTCCCTTCCCGCGCGGGTAACGTACAGGTTTCCCCCTTCAATTCGTCCAGCCTCTGCTCGGTGAACGGTTGGAGCGGAACCGCCAATCTCGCCACCGAGGTGCGTTGCGTGGATCCCAACGGCAACCCCAGCGACGAAACCTTCAGCATCTGGGCCGTGAAGTAG
- a CDS encoding ATP-binding protein — translation METVSRFLTPPDQSFFLFGPRGTGKSTWIHEHFGEKILYLDLLRMDLFRSLTANPEKLRELVAGSPGTDTVVLDEIQKAPALLDEVHSLMESHKRIRFIMTGSSARKLKRAGVDLLAGRALVRNLHPFMAAELGKKFVLEKALKSGLVPLVMNAKDPEGTLSSYAALYLKEEVQAEGLVRNIGSFARFLEAISFSHGSILNLSHVARECQVGQKTAEGYLEVLEDLMLGHRLPIFQKRSKRALASHPKFYYFDTGVFRSLRPTGPLDDPGMVEGAALEGMVFQHLRAWIGYSGDKHSLSYWRTRAGTEVDFIVYGKDGMHAFEVKNSKRIRPEDFSGLISIGEEYPIAKRYLLHQGAERFIHDGIRCIPCGRFLAELRPGKPIPD, via the coding sequence ATGGAAACAGTATCTCGTTTTTTAACTCCTCCCGATCAGAGCTTTTTCCTGTTCGGGCCCAGGGGCACGGGTAAATCCACCTGGATCCACGAGCATTTCGGGGAGAAGATCTTATACCTGGATCTTCTTAGGATGGATTTATTCCGCTCCCTTACCGCCAACCCCGAAAAGCTGCGGGAGTTGGTAGCCGGGAGCCCCGGGACCGATACCGTCGTACTGGATGAAATCCAAAAGGCGCCGGCCTTGCTCGACGAAGTCCACTCCTTGATGGAAAGTCACAAACGGATCCGGTTCATCATGACGGGGTCGAGCGCGCGGAAATTGAAACGGGCCGGAGTGGATTTGCTTGCGGGACGTGCCTTGGTGAGAAACCTTCATCCGTTCATGGCCGCCGAATTGGGGAAGAAATTCGTGCTGGAAAAGGCATTGAAAAGCGGACTCGTGCCCTTGGTGATGAACGCCAAGGATCCTGAAGGCACTCTGTCTTCCTACGCCGCGCTTTACCTCAAGGAAGAAGTCCAGGCGGAGGGATTGGTCAGGAACATCGGGTCCTTCGCCCGCTTCCTGGAGGCCATTTCCTTTTCGCATGGTTCGATCTTGAACCTTAGCCACGTGGCCCGCGAATGCCAGGTGGGCCAGAAAACGGCCGAAGGGTATCTGGAAGTTTTGGAAGACTTGATGCTGGGCCATCGTTTACCGATATTCCAGAAAAGGTCCAAGCGGGCCTTGGCCAGCCACCCCAAATTCTATTACTTCGATACGGGCGTTTTCCGTAGCCTCAGGCCGACGGGTCCTTTGGATGATCCGGGGATGGTGGAGGGCGCGGCCTTGGAAGGCATGGTTTTCCAACACCTGCGCGCGTGGATCGGTTACAGCGGGGACAAGCACTCGCTTTCCTACTGGCGGACCCGGGCTGGCACTGAAGTCGATTTCATCGTCTACGGCAAGGACGGCATGCATGCCTTCGAAGTCAAGAATTCGAAGCGGATCCGCCCGGAGGATTTTTCTGGACTGATTTCCATCGGGGAGGAGTATCCGATCGCGAAGCGTTACCTTCTTCACCAAGGCGCGGAGAGGTTTATCCATGATGGAATCCGCTGCATTCCCTGCGGTAGATTCCTCGCGGAGCTGAGGCCGGGGAAACCCATTCCGGATTAG
- a CDS encoding PEGA domain-containing protein, with product MRLFLSLSFVFCAALAASLASAETDKSLPVTQGQLNRVRPVLAVLPFNDANARAKEYGYGTTLSAMLVTEMRNHSNFTVLERSKIAEVLGAQTLSSLGITQRQIRQLEAAYKAEVVLTGDVAYLDGGLEVDARLISTGTGEVVAAASGHSGADKDLRALVQLLSGTIEKKYLRQWMGSITVASQPVEAEVFLNGDFVGKANPNSILRLDDLLGGRYRLELVAAGYQSWIDTVGVSPKTQVSINASLTALPGNLVVNSQPVDAAIFLDGKPMGKTPREIKNVAEGEHHLRVELANFYPSEEKVFVNRGQSTQSNVQLKIKMGFLDVSTLPAGSSVSVNGRFFGKTPLKVDKVEPGKVSVEISSGGYRPFQETYSVKPSDTIIIKEDLKLQTGLLTVVSTPRVVRVRLDDGGTIRDLGRTPVVKESLNIGHYKLLLDMDDYYSKETPIDIVTDEETREEVKLDQKPGHLQIVSEPHTEILVDGAFRGYTPADPVALPEGEYTVTLNSFHGTSIGKVSVSADHDTALHRGFAKSKTYLLGALFFVASMGALIAL from the coding sequence ATGCGCCTATTTCTATCTCTCTCTTTCGTTTTTTGCGCCGCGCTCGCGGCCTCGCTGGCCTCCGCCGAGACCGATAAATCCCTTCCGGTTACCCAGGGCCAACTCAATCGGGTCCGGCCGGTGTTGGCCGTCCTCCCGTTCAACGACGCCAATGCCAGGGCCAAGGAATACGGATACGGCACCACCTTATCCGCCATGCTGGTGACGGAGATGCGCAACCATTCCAACTTCACGGTCCTGGAACGATCCAAGATCGCCGAGGTCCTGGGCGCGCAAACCTTATCGTCCTTGGGAATCACGCAAAGGCAAATCCGCCAATTGGAAGCGGCCTATAAGGCGGAAGTGGTCCTGACCGGCGACGTCGCCTATCTGGACGGCGGATTGGAAGTGGACGCGCGTCTCATCTCCACGGGCACGGGCGAAGTCGTGGCGGCGGCTTCCGGGCATTCCGGCGCCGACAAGGATTTGCGAGCGCTGGTGCAACTCCTGTCCGGGACCATCGAGAAGAAATACCTCCGGCAATGGATGGGTTCCATCACCGTGGCTTCCCAACCCGTCGAGGCCGAGGTTTTCCTGAACGGCGATTTCGTGGGCAAGGCCAATCCCAACAGCATCCTGAGGCTGGACGATTTGTTGGGCGGCCGCTACCGCTTGGAGCTGGTGGCGGCGGGCTACCAAAGCTGGATCGATACGGTGGGGGTGAGCCCCAAGACCCAGGTGTCCATCAACGCTTCGCTTACCGCCTTGCCGGGCAACCTGGTCGTCAATTCCCAACCCGTGGACGCGGCGATCTTCCTGGACGGCAAGCCCATGGGCAAGACGCCGCGGGAAATCAAGAACGTGGCCGAAGGGGAGCACCATCTTCGCGTCGAGCTCGCGAACTTTTATCCGTCCGAGGAAAAGGTTTTCGTGAACCGCGGGCAAAGCACGCAGTCCAACGTCCAGTTGAAGATCAAGATGGGCTTCCTGGACGTATCGACCTTGCCGGCGGGATCATCCGTCTCGGTGAACGGCCGCTTTTTCGGGAAGACGCCCCTGAAGGTGGACAAGGTCGAACCGGGCAAGGTTTCCGTGGAAATATCCTCGGGCGGCTACCGTCCCTTCCAAGAAACCTATAGCGTTAAGCCCAGCGACACCATCATCATCAAGGAGGATCTGAAACTGCAAACCGGCCTTCTTACCGTGGTCTCCACCCCCAGGGTGGTGCGCGTGCGGCTGGATGACGGCGGCACCATCAGGGATTTGGGGCGCACGCCCGTGGTCAAGGAAAGCCTGAACATCGGCCATTACAAGCTTCTGCTCGACATGGACGATTATTACTCCAAGGAGACGCCCATCGACATCGTCACCGACGAGGAGACCCGGGAGGAAGTCAAATTGGATCAGAAGCCGGGCCATTTGCAGATTGTCTCGGAGCCGCATACGGAAATCCTGGTGGACGGGGCCTTCAGGGGATACACCCCGGCCGATCCCGTGGCCCTGCCGGAGGGCGAATACACCGTGACCCTCAATTCCTTCCACGGGACCTCCATCGGAAAGGTTTCCGTCAGCGCGGATCATGACACGGCCCTGCATCGCGGGTTCGCGAAAAGCAAAACCTATTTGCTGGGCGCACTCTTCTTCGTCGCTTCCATGGGAGCCTTGATCGCCTTATGA
- a CDS encoding RNA polymerase sigma factor — protein MRASRPYDLPLLEAARAGDREALLSLLAAAQPDIRRYARRSCRVSEDADEAVQKALLEIYHQMGTLRVLAAFPGWLFAIVRRECTRLAKYAFRWTDIDTPEFEARFANKPMEDLRLDIGSCIESLPINYREIVLLRDIEEMTIDEIGERLSLSRESVKARLHRARKMMREYLRP, from the coding sequence ATGCGCGCATCGCGACCCTATGATTTGCCTCTCTTGGAGGCCGCGCGCGCCGGGGATCGGGAGGCATTGCTCTCCTTATTGGCCGCCGCGCAACCGGATATCCGCCGCTATGCCCGCCGAAGCTGCCGCGTTTCCGAGGATGCGGATGAGGCGGTGCAAAAGGCCCTGCTGGAGATCTATCATCAAATGGGAACCTTGCGCGTGCTGGCGGCTTTCCCCGGTTGGTTGTTCGCCATCGTCCGGCGGGAATGCACGCGGCTCGCGAAATACGCTTTCCGGTGGACCGATATCGATACGCCGGAATTCGAAGCGCGCTTCGCGAATAAGCCCATGGAGGATTTGCGCCTGGATATCGGTAGTTGCATCGAGTCGCTGCCTATCAACTACCGCGAAATCGTATTGCTGCGCGACATCGAGGAAATGACCATCGACGAAATCGGCGAACGGCTCTCCTTGTCCCGGGAATCGGTGAAGGCGCGGTTGCATCGGGCCAGGAAAATGATGCGGGAATACTTACGGCCATAA
- a CDS encoding DUF2892 domain-containing protein gives MFYVKNVPGVERGIRITLGLAMLVSGLWALKGSPAGYALAAMGAVALLTGFVGFCPMCAMAGRKLDKGK, from the coding sequence ATGTTTTACGTTAAAAACGTGCCGGGCGTGGAGCGGGGAATCCGGATTACCCTGGGTTTAGCCATGCTGGTTTCAGGTCTTTGGGCTTTGAAAGGATCACCCGCGGGTTATGCCTTGGCCGCGATGGGCGCAGTCGCCCTGCTGACCGGCTTCGTGGGCTTTTGCCCGATGTGCGCCATGGCGGGGCGGAAGTTGGATAAGGGAAAATAA